From Papilio machaon chromosome 2, ilPapMach1.1, whole genome shotgun sequence, the proteins below share one genomic window:
- the LOC106719017 gene encoding U2 snRNP-associated SURP motif-containing protein, producing MGTRNLSKKELEELRKKEEEEAAAHVFKEFVETFQEVPSTTSKVWVKAGTYDAGARKEDTSERGKLYKPVSRLDDKKQSTEAEVLRSLAQISPRPESGLRPRAKLNKDKKKSNLELFKEELRQIQEERSERHKYKNVLRERGVVAGEPALDTIPDIGSYDTGDPNTTNLYLGNLNPKITEQQLMEIFGRYGPLASIKIMWPRSDEEKARGRNCGFVAFMSRKDGERALRCINGKEIMNYEMKLGWGKAVVIPPVPIYIPPALQQPSKPPPPSGLPFNAQPPKHLASKIPRIRPGDYYPHEPEDKKLYDQILSQSIVKVVVPTERNILMLIHRMVEFVIREGPMFEAIIMNRELNNPFFRFLFENQSPAHVYYRWKLFSMLQGDSPKQWALHDFRMFEGGSVWRPPVMNLYTAGMPDELVEEDEAKENIRGTLSNSQRDRLEELIRALTPSRSSVGEVMAWCLEHAEAAGEVAQCLAEALAGDNTAPPRRAARLYLLSDILHNAGAKLTNASAYRSAFQSRLPDIMRAARAAMLRMGSRLQQEGFRARVARVLQAWADWAVYPTDFLLHINDIFLGHDKVQSYEDGGSAGVQGVSEGGAGEGEASGGESGARSPASSGSWEGALDGAALRRLAAARRPDDDIDGVPVEEDIDGVPLEGEAERTVEGGGAAGGAGVGAGVAGFVPSRWESVEPATAEPEPEPEPPSPHDSTLTPTHDRAESPRGGGAGAEELSLPRRVLRDIEVRVLRYGDELESGARARKPALTAQQQLQHYRRKLIKKAAKEAKEAQEEVRESPDARRRSPADDDTYSISSKKSKKSREPSLSPPPKRNRHSDRKSRSRSRSRERESDRFRERDRERERERERERDRDRERDRRRRSPATPPAFYHRKHNKHAKYKY from the exons ATGGGTACCAGAAATTTATCTAAGAAAGAGCTAGAGGAGCTTCGTAAGAAAGAAGAAGAGGAAGCGGCTGCTCAT gTATTTAAAGAATTTGTGGAGACATTTCAAGAAGTACCCAGCACCACATCTAAGGTGTGGGTTAAAGCTGGTACTTATGATGCAGGAgcaagaa AGGAGGACACATCAGAGCGAGGAAAGCTGTACAAGCCAGTGTCTCGACTGGATGACAAGAAACAGAGCACAGAGGCGGAGGTGTTGCGCAGTCTTGCGCAAATCTCACCACGTCCCGAGTCTGGTCTGCGACCTCGCGCCAAACTTAACAAGGATAAAAAGAAGAGCAATCTAGAACTATTCAAAGAGGAATTGAGACA GATTCAAGAGGAGAGATCAGAGCGGcataagtataaaaatgtgttgCGCGAGCGTGGGGTTGTCGCTGGTGAGCCTGCATTGGACACTATACCTGATATCGGCTCTTATGATACTGGGGATCCAAATACCACTAATCTCTATCTTGGCAATCTCAACCCAAAG ATAACGGAGCAGCAGCTGATGGAGATCTTTGGTCGGTACGGGCCTCTGGCCAGCATCAAGATAATGTGGCCGCGTTCTGATGAGGAGAAAGCGCGCGGACGTAACTGCGGATTTGTTGCCTTCATGTCGCGGAAAGACGGAGAGCGAGCTCTGCGCTGTATTAATG GTAAGGAGATAATGAACTACGAGATGAAGCTAGGGTGGGGTAAAGCGGTGGTGATCCCTCCGGTGCCCATCTACATCCCGCCCGCCCTGCAGCAGCCCAGCAAACCACCGCCGCCCTCAGGACTGCCCTTCAACGCTCAGCCACCAAAACATCTCGCCTCCAAG ATTCCGAGAATACGACCCGGAGATTATTATCCACACGAACCAGAAGACAAGAAGTTATACGACCAG atacTGTCACAATCTATTGTCAAAGTTGTGGTGCCTACAGAAAG GAATATTCTGATGCTGATCCACCGCATGGTGGAGTTTGTGATCCGCGAAGGTCCGATGTTCGAGGCGATCATAATGAACCGGGAACTGAACAACCCATTCTTCCGGTTTCTGTTCGAGAACCAGTCGCCGGCGCATGTCTACTATCGCTGGAAGTTGTTCTCCATGCTGCAGGGAGACTCGCCCAAACAGTGGGCGCTGCACGACTTtaggatgtttgaag GTGGGTCAGTGTGGCGGCCGCCAGTGATGAACCTGTACACGGCGGGCATGCCCGACGAGCTGGTGGAGGAGGACGAGGCCAAGGAGAACATACGCGGCACACTCTCCAACAG CCAGCGGGACCGGCTGGAGGAGCTGATCCGTGCGCTGACGCCGTCGCGCAGCAGTGTGGGGGAGGTGATGGCGTGGTGTTTGGAGCACGCGGAGGCTGCGGGCGAGGTGGCGCAGTGCCTGGCGGAGGCGCTCGCCGGCGATAACACCGCAccaccgcgccgcgccgccagACTCTACCTGCTCTCTGACATCCTGCACAACGCCGGCGCAAAACTCACCAACGCCAGCGCATATCGCAGCGC GTTTCAGAGCCGTTTGCCTGACATAATGCGTGCGGCTCGGGCGGCCATGTTGCGCATGGGCTCGCGGCTGCAGCAGGAGGGGTTCCGAGCTCGCGTGGCCCGCGTGCTGCAGGCCTGGGCCGACTGGGCTGTCTACCCCACAGACTTCCTGCTGCACATCAACGATATATTCCTCGGACACGATAAGGTACAGTCTTAT GAAGATGGTGGAAGTGCAGGTGTTCAGGGTGTGTCGGAGGGTGGTGCGGGCGAGGGCGAGGCTTCAGGCGGGGAGTCGGGCGCGCGCTCTCCCGCCAGCTCGGGGTCGTGGGAGGGCGCACTGGACGGGGCCGCGCTGCGCCGCCTCGCCGCCGCCCGGAGACCTGATGACGACATCGACGGTGTGCCGG TTGAGGAAGACATCGACGGTGTGCCGCTGGAGGGCGAGGCGGAGCGCACAGTGGAGGGGGGCGGGGCCGCGGGTGGGGCGGGTGTGGGCGCGGGCGTGGCTGGGTTCGTACCGTCGCGCTGGGAGAGCGTGGAGCCCGCCACCGCCGAGCCGGAGCCCGAGCCCGAGCCCCCTTCGCCTCACGACTCCACGCTCACGCCTACACATGACAG GGCGGAGTCCCCTCGGGGCGGAGGTGCGGGCGCGGAGGAGCTGTCGTTGCCGCGGCGGGTGCTGCGCGACATTGAGGTGCGCGTGCTGCGGTACGGGGACGAGCTGGAGTCGGGTGCTCGCGCTCGCAAGCCCGCTCTTACTGCACAGCAGCAGCTGCAGCATTACCGTCGCAAGCTCATTAAAAAG GCGGCTAAAGAAGCGAAGGAGGCGCAGGAGGAGGTGCGCGAGTCTCCGGACGCGCGGCGCCGCTCGCCCGCTGACGACGACACTTACTC gATATCGTCTAAGAAATCGAAGAAATCCAGGGAGCCCAGTCTATCTCCTCCGCCAAAGCGAAATCGTCACAG TGATCGAAAATCACGTTCAAGATCCAGATCTAGAGAAAGAGAAAGTGATCGTTTTCGTGAAAGAGATCGAGAGAGGGAAAGAGAGAGGGAACGGGAGAGAGATCGAGACCGGGAGAGAGATAGGCGGCGCCGCTCCCCGGCCACGCCCCCTGCCTTCTATCACAGGAAACACAACAAAcatgcaaaatataaatactga